The sequence CTAAGTGCCATCAAAAAACCGGCTTCAATTGACCCAGTTGAAGGAGTTTTAGCACTTATTGGTCAATTTCAGCTTGAAATGACAGTTAACGACTGTTTGCCTCTATAGAATCCAAAGTTGTCAAGTCGAGTCTAGGTTGGGTACAAACCCGACTCGTGGACACCCCTACTAGTCGCCACCTATCATTTTGTCCTATTCCTTAAGGTTTTCAGACCCAGACCGGACCGGGAGGTCAGATCATGAAAACTGAGAACCGGGATGAAAACcagttttttaagcataaagaactagattttttgttaatttcgtGAACCCCTAAAActggggttggaccgcacgaatCGGTGGCAAGAACCGTGAACcccttagcatttttttatttattttaaaacaacttaacacaattttattctacttaattaaattatccatctcttacaaggaataaaaaaaatatataattaaaatctttcaaagatatttaattttacttcaaaaattaatcataaattttaatgtttttatggttattattttattttattaactttcttatttaattattaaatatatgcttgaaaattattaaatttccctcacatatgtAGATATATTaccaattttgctagttttataaatttaatatctatatttaggctttaattaattattaaattaattatgatgtcatcacggttcgacctcaaaaaccttgaacctctgctttttacggttcaatgaacgatccgggtctgaaaaccttgctattcctacactttttttttccattgcaATTTCTTGTTGAtgaccaaacaaaaaaaaatttatatttattttctgttcTCTCAACCAAATACTCATGGtggaaatttatatattttctttctattttctaacTTTCCTATCTTCTCAACGTTTTCCACCAACACAACCAAATAGAGTCTTATCCATTTACTAAAGAGTAATGTTAGGGACTCAACTTTTTTCACCACACACTTGGGTCTAAGATTCATACCACTGTATCATCAATTCTGAAAAacagtttttaaaatgttaggGACAACTTTTTTCTCCACCTACATGGATCTAAGATTcacaccaatatatatatatataaaagcaattatgaaatatttttcttaaaaaatgttattgattTACCCAACtcctaataacaaaaaataaaaggcacataacaaaataattcttaCCACCAGATGCAGTTCTTCCAGCAAGGGCAGGAATTTCAACAGATATGCTATCCAAAGAATATCATTATCAAAGGAGTTAGCTGCCAACTCTAAATACTTCAGATTAGGAAATACTTTGAACGCTTGTGGTATGACATCAGAGCGGACAATCtgaaaagccaaaaagaaaggaataaatTAATAAGGTAATATCCTCTACAATAACAATATGATATTTGTTGATAAATCTGAGTCATGCCAAATTTAATTACGGTTGAGACGAGGGTTTGTGAGTAGTGTACAATAAAAATGATGCTAATAGTAGTTTTGTATTAGAATGATGTTATACTAATCATAATATGCCactttaattattgtgaaattgaaaaattatgttttaCATTAcactattcatatatattttacattataaactaaacaaatatgtacgatattatatatattttgcatgaACAATGTACAATATTGTAGACTATTCATGCAAATGTGTGCAATTAATTGTTCTATGAAATCTGTTATGTTTTTGTAGTAttgtagaatatatatatatatatatatatatatatatatatatatatataatacttgTGTAAGCATTCACTTACATAAGGTGTCCTCCCATGCAAGTTTAGAATTTCCAACTGAGGAAGACGATGTCCAAATTTTGTGAGGACATTTAAAACACCACCATAATCATCGTCAGTATTGCAATTGAAGCTCACGTTCACCAGTTTTGGAACATTCTTGAAAGAGCAATATTCATGTTTGCCGGCAAAGAAAAACTCATTCAGCTCCACAGCACCATTAATATTAATTCCCCTCAACCTCTCGCAGTCAACTATAGCCAGATACTTGAGTTTAGAGAGGTCAATATTTAATTTACAATCACGGTCCATTCTCAATCTTTTGAGGCTTAATTGTTCAAGTTCTAAACCATGACTCAGCATATCTTTTAAAAAACTTCCTGTCAGTGTTACAATGTCTAGTGCAAGAGATTTTAGGGAAACCAACCCATCAAAGCTACAAGATGGTGTCAAATTGCAACACTTCAAAGTCAAATGCCTTATGGTAGAAAATTTCTCTTTAGTAAGAAGCCTAGAAGGGAagtcataaaatttttcatgGTTTCCATAATAAGCTTCACAATAAGGGTGCAACCCAAATGACAAGTTGATATCAAGTGTATGAAGGGCTCCCATATTGACTGCATCAGTGATCCACTGATCCAACTGAGGAGTAAACTCTCTCCCAAGTGAAAAATGGACCCTGAATACATTGACCTTTGAGCCATGCCAAAGACTCATCAAGTTGTTAACTCTTATCACAAATAAAAGCCTTTTTTGTTGAAGTGGATCTTCATCAACAGTCTGTACAGTGAAAATACACCCCCTTAAGCTGAGTACTTTCAATCAAATTATAGTCAAAATTGAGGACGGGAGTCTTCATCCAAAAAAGCTGCCATCTCTTTGACAATATACTAGTTTTAACTGCATCTTTGATCGGTAAAATGAACACGATGGACTCTATAATATCATCTGGCAAACGAAGAAATAGATCCTCACTTTTGCTGCTAGTTATCTGTCAAAAAGCATCAAATGCAAAGATGCTTTTAAAATGTGAATTAAGGAAACTAGTCAAGTACAGTACTCTATTCACATTTCAACAAGCATGATTCTCATGCATATGATATACCCtattcctttatatatatataaaataataataataataatatgcagGTTTTTCCAAGAAAACCTTTTATTCCCCATTAACAATTTGTTATTGAACACACCTTTTGATAAAAGTGCAAGGACAATTTAtataagaaaggaaaatttAAAGGGAGGAGATAGCACTTATTCACCAGGTATATATTGAATGGGGAAGACCATTCTAATCAAAGTGCAATAATAATATTGAGAAAGGGaagtcatacttttttctttttattttatttatttaattttttttttaatttatggatAGAACAAAGGGAAGTATGTTAATTTTCAGTCTCTCCATACcattcttaaattaaaaatttgaaaaggttTAATATTGATTTGTTAATGTGGTTTTTCCTCTAAACTTTCTCCATTTAagaaatacatatataaacatttttttaaaataaaatgttgggtaaactacatatttggtttCTAACCTTTACGATATATGTC is a genomic window of Quercus lobata isolate SW786 chromosome 2, ValleyOak3.0 Primary Assembly, whole genome shotgun sequence containing:
- the LOC115962775 gene encoding uncharacterized protein LOC115962775, which encodes MEITSSKSEDLFLRLPDDIIESIVFILPIKDATVDEDPLQQKRLLFVIRVNNLMSLWHGSKVNVFRVHFSLGREFTPQLDQWITDAVNMGALHTLDINLSFGLHPYCEAYYGNHEKFYDFPSRLLTKEKFSTIRHLTLKCCNLTPSCSFDGLVSLKSLALDIVTLTGSFLKDMLSHGLELEQLSLKRLRMDRDCKLNIDLSKLKYLAIVDCERLRGININGAVELNEFFFAGKHEYCSFKNVPKLVNVSFNCNTDDDYGGVLNVLTKFGHRLPQLEILNLHGRTPYIVRSDVIPQAFKVFPNLKYLELAANSFDNDILWIAYLLKFLPLLEELHLVADVVRQIRKPTKSNHKNLRILHLEGFCGNIIELELTLHVLKRCKALEKIVIDPSSKFLFGGDTWGQREDRKPWEIWKPMEIQRWLSREIPKGVQLCHQMGIWSSGMILALGARGPEFDSRNAPFI